From the Sphingomonas suaedae genome, one window contains:
- a CDS encoding UPF0262 family protein: MADPRIIDVTLDERTILWRSADIEQERRIAIFDLIEENSFAPQRAYPDGYAGPYRVHLTVQEGRLGIEIKREDDSALETLILGLAAFRRPIRDYFAICDSYFQAIRSATPAQIETIDMARRGIHDDAARVLMERLEGKIAIDHPTARRLFTLICVLHIKA; this comes from the coding sequence ATGGCCGATCCCCGGATCATCGACGTCACGCTGGACGAGCGCACCATCTTGTGGCGTTCGGCGGATATCGAGCAGGAGCGGCGAATCGCGATCTTCGACCTGATCGAGGAGAACAGCTTCGCGCCGCAGCGCGCCTATCCCGACGGCTATGCCGGGCCGTATCGCGTGCACCTGACGGTGCAGGAAGGGCGGCTGGGGATCGAGATCAAGCGCGAGGATGATAGCGCGCTCGAAACGCTGATCCTTGGCCTCGCCGCATTCCGGCGGCCGATCCGCGACTATTTCGCGATCTGCGACAGCTATTTCCAGGCGATCCGCAGCGCGACCCCGGCGCAGATCGAGACGATCGACATGGCGCGGCGCGGCATCCATGACGATGCGGCGCGCGTGCTGATGGAGCGGCTGGAGGGGAAGATCGCGATCGATCACCCCACCGCGCGACGGCTGTTCACGCTAATCTGCGTGCTGCACATAAAGGCATGA
- a CDS encoding GH25 family lysozyme, with product MKWVRIWAGILLALALVGVCGWMFAIAWAPPRADYAIQGIDVSDEDGAVDWFTVKAGDVGFAYARATIGADVRDALFADNWAGIYEAGLRRGAIHGFSLCQLARDQAGAFVATVPRDPDALPAAIDLSFRDDCPARPERDVVLGEIRTLAAILETHSGKPVVLRIDPEFEAQYRISGAIPRPLWSTGLFFPPTYLARPWRMWQASTIRRIEGVDRPVNWNVVAP from the coding sequence ATGAAATGGGTGCGGATCTGGGCGGGGATCCTCCTTGCGCTGGCGCTGGTCGGCGTGTGCGGGTGGATGTTCGCCATCGCCTGGGCCCCGCCGCGCGCCGACTATGCCATCCAGGGCATCGACGTATCGGACGAGGACGGCGCGGTCGACTGGTTCACGGTCAAGGCGGGCGATGTCGGCTTTGCCTATGCGCGCGCGACGATCGGCGCCGATGTGCGCGATGCGCTGTTCGCGGACAATTGGGCCGGGATTTACGAGGCCGGGCTGCGGCGCGGGGCGATCCATGGTTTCTCGCTGTGCCAACTGGCGCGGGATCAGGCGGGCGCGTTCGTCGCGACAGTACCGCGCGATCCCGACGCATTGCCCGCCGCGATCGACCTGTCGTTTCGCGACGACTGCCCCGCACGCCCCGAGCGCGACGTGGTGCTGGGCGAAATCCGGACGCTCGCCGCGATCCTGGAAACGCACAGCGGCAAGCCGGTGGTGCTACGAATCGACCCCGAGTTCGAGGCGCAGTATCGGATCAGCGGCGCGATCCCGCGCCCGCTGTGGAGCACGGGCCTGTTCTTTCCGCCGACCTATCTCGCCCGGCCCTGGCGGATGTGGCAGGCCAGTACGATCCGCCGAATCGAAGGGGTGGATCGCCCCGTCAACTGGAATGTCGTCGCACCATGA
- a CDS encoding ExbD/TolR family protein, producing MAMSAGQEDGQPMMEMNTTPLIDVMLVLLIMLIVTIPAQTHAVKVDLPQNIGQPNPPPIEPQKNKITIEPDGRVYWNGSEIDLVTLRQYLDQSVQISPEPELHFQPNPDARYERVDEVLAVIKRSSVTKLGFVGNEQYRNDF from the coding sequence ATGGCAATGAGCGCCGGCCAAGAAGACGGCCAGCCGATGATGGAGATGAACACGACGCCGCTGATCGACGTCATGCTCGTTCTCCTCATCATGCTGATCGTGACCATTCCTGCCCAGACCCACGCGGTGAAGGTGGATCTGCCGCAGAACATCGGCCAACCGAATCCGCCTCCGATCGAGCCGCAGAAGAACAAGATCACGATCGAGCCCGATGGCCGCGTCTATTGGAACGGCAGCGAGATCGACCTTGTGACGCTGCGTCAGTATCTGGACCAGAGCGTCCAGATCTCGCCCGAGCCGGAACTGCACTTCCAGCCCAATCCGGACGCCCGCTACGAGCGTGTGGACGAGGTGCTGGCGGTCATCAAGCGGTCCTCGGTCACGAAGCTCGGCTTCGTCGGCAACGAGCAGTATCGCAACGACTTCTGA
- a CDS encoding ExbD/TolR family protein, giving the protein MAMSVGGGGAEEKPMSDINTTPLVDVMLVLLIIFLIAIPVAIQSVELELPKVQFEPTVTKPENVLLAVRADENGTCQVFWQMSPITSTELLDRASDTLKAVVDRLGDNIKPDDIPEVHIRGDINTPYKCIGGVIYTMQNAGFVKVGFISQPSVAPQ; this is encoded by the coding sequence ATGGCGATGAGTGTAGGCGGCGGTGGCGCCGAAGAAAAACCGATGTCGGACATCAACACGACGCCCCTGGTGGACGTCATGTTGGTTCTCCTCATCATCTTTCTGATCGCGATTCCGGTGGCGATTCAGTCGGTCGAGCTGGAACTGCCCAAGGTGCAGTTCGAACCGACCGTTACCAAGCCGGAGAATGTGCTGCTCGCGGTTCGCGCCGATGAGAACGGGACGTGTCAGGTATTCTGGCAGATGAGCCCGATCACCAGCACCGAACTGCTGGATCGCGCGAGCGATACGCTGAAGGCGGTGGTCGATCGGCTGGGCGACAACATCAAGCCCGACGACATTCCCGAAGTGCATATCCGCGGCGACATCAACACGCCGTACAAGTGCATCGGCGGCGTGATCTACACGATGCAGAATGCAGGCTTCGTGAAGGTCGGCTTCATTTCGCAGCCGTCGGTCGCCCCGCAATAA
- a CDS encoding tetratricopeptide repeat protein, producing MRKILASIVLAVPLALVPAVQAETVEQPAAHLAIAAGDYDSAERALLAERKIYRDRPELLLNLAAVYARTGRATEARALYQQVLNQKSVAMDVSDGAVAGSHLVAKRGLRQLDAARMAVR from the coding sequence ATGCGTAAGATTCTCGCTTCAATTGTCCTCGCTGTGCCGCTGGCGCTGGTGCCCGCGGTGCAGGCCGAAACCGTCGAACAGCCGGCAGCGCATTTGGCGATCGCGGCAGGCGATTATGACAGCGCCGAACGCGCGCTGCTCGCCGAGCGCAAAATCTATCGCGACCGGCCAGAGCTGCTGCTCAACCTCGCCGCCGTCTATGCACGCACCGGCCGCGCGACCGAGGCGCGGGCGCTGTATCAGCAGGTTCTGAATCAGAAATCGGTTGCGATGGACGTCAGCGACGGCGCCGTCGCCGGATCGCACCTGGTCGCGAAGCGCGGCCTGCGCCAGCTCGACGCGGCGCGGATGGCGGTCCGCTAA
- a CDS encoding energy transducer TonB has product MAYADRDVGGSRIVAIVVVSVILAILGYAFVTGLAYKFVKEAAEEMEVFEVLEPPPPPEEVPPPPPPPDTPVPPPPTTVVVQKPIVQVPAPPPPISLSDVIPPRQPPTPPAPPAPPAPPPPPPPPVISQAAAARGNPGSWVTPDDYPPAARRAGDEGSVGITFTINTQGRIEGCRVTSGSGSSALDNATCSLVTRRGRYAPAKDAAGNPIASTKSLRFRWQLED; this is encoded by the coding sequence ATGGCCTACGCAGATCGTGATGTAGGAGGCAGTCGGATCGTGGCGATCGTTGTCGTCTCGGTCATCCTCGCCATTCTCGGTTACGCATTTGTAACCGGGCTCGCCTACAAATTTGTCAAGGAAGCCGCGGAAGAGATGGAAGTCTTCGAGGTTCTCGAGCCTCCGCCTCCGCCCGAGGAAGTTCCACCGCCGCCGCCGCCGCCCGACACGCCGGTTCCGCCGCCGCCCACCACTGTGGTTGTGCAGAAGCCGATCGTTCAGGTCCCGGCGCCCCCGCCGCCGATCAGCCTGTCCGACGTGATCCCGCCCCGCCAGCCGCCGACGCCGCCCGCGCCGCCGGCTCCGCCCGCGCCGCCGCCCCCGCCGCCCCCGCCTGTCATCAGCCAGGCAGCGGCAGCACGCGGCAACCCGGGTTCGTGGGTCACGCCCGACGATTATCCGCCCGCCGCGCGCCGCGCAGGGGACGAAGGATCGGTTGGCATCACCTTCACGATCAACACCCAGGGTCGGATCGAAGGGTGTCGCGTCACGTCAGGCTCGGGATCGTCCGCGCTCGACAATGCGACGTGCAGCCTGGTGACCCGTCGCGGTCGCTATGCCCCAGCGAAGGACGCAGCCGGCAACCCGATCGCCAGCACCAAGTCGCTGCGCTTCCGCTGGCAGCTCGAAGACTGA
- a CDS encoding MotA/TolQ/ExbB proton channel family protein, with protein MLTTILAAGAAAPAASPANFDILHAMNEGGVIAWSTAIILTGMLFFSLYILFTKVFEQQKVLNQYKRVRNVFWQSGSLREGAAKLEKNSAYRQIVDDALLAQDQYKELTDPIEAHDWLHGSLQRSQDSINSQLGSGLAFLATVGSTAPFIGLFGTVVGIFRALIKIGAAGDASIGTVAGPVGEALIMTALGLVVAVPAVLAYNWLQRRNKSIAEDLSGFSNDVLGYLASDGRVRPAVKGAKPAPKAPPVATTAKA; from the coding sequence ATGCTCACCACCATCCTCGCCGCCGGTGCCGCTGCCCCGGCCGCGTCTCCCGCGAACTTCGACATCCTCCATGCGATGAACGAAGGCGGCGTGATCGCCTGGAGCACCGCCATCATCCTGACCGGCATGCTCTTCTTCTCGCTCTACATCCTGTTCACCAAGGTGTTCGAGCAGCAGAAGGTGCTCAACCAGTATAAGCGCGTGCGCAACGTGTTCTGGCAGTCGGGCAGCCTGCGCGAAGGCGCGGCGAAGCTCGAGAAGAACTCGGCCTATCGCCAGATCGTCGACGACGCGCTGCTGGCGCAGGACCAGTATAAGGAACTGACCGATCCGATCGAAGCGCATGACTGGCTGCACGGCTCGCTCCAGCGCTCGCAGGACTCGATCAACTCGCAGCTGGGTAGCGGTCTCGCTTTTCTCGCAACCGTCGGTTCGACGGCTCCGTTCATCGGTCTGTTCGGTACCGTCGTCGGCATCTTCCGCGCGCTGATCAAGATCGGTGCGGCGGGCGACGCGTCGATCGGCACCGTTGCCGGCCCGGTCGGTGAAGCGCTGATCATGACCGCGCTCGGCCTCGTCGTCGCGGTTCCCGCAGTGCTCGCCTACAACTGGCTCCAGCGCCGCAACAAGTCGATCGCCGAAGACCTCAGCGGCTTCTCGAACGACGTGCTCGGCTATCTGGCGTCGGACGGCCGCGTCCGTCCCGCCGTCAAGGGCGCCAAGCCCGCGCCGAAGGCGCCGCCGGTCGCGACCACTGCCAAGGCCTGA
- a CDS encoding dihydroneopterin aldolase: MHDLLQLQVRDLEVQVLTGVYSEETHLPQPLRISITVDLLPIDQFAPDTPLSASKSYLDLKHAATGALPPGVHFTLIEGVADHIVETLMTGDARISRVEVEIVKLAIAEADEKIGIRMVRHRK, from the coding sequence TTGCACGATCTTCTTCAGCTTCAGGTTCGCGATCTCGAAGTCCAGGTCCTCACCGGCGTCTATTCCGAAGAGACGCACCTGCCCCAGCCGCTGCGCATCTCGATCACCGTCGATCTGCTCCCGATCGACCAGTTCGCTCCCGATACGCCGCTCAGCGCGTCGAAATCCTATCTCGATCTCAAACACGCTGCGACCGGCGCGCTGCCGCCCGGCGTGCATTTCACCCTGATCGAGGGCGTTGCCGACCATATCGTGGAAACGCTCATGACCGGCGACGCGCGGATCAGCCGTGTCGAGGTGGAGATCGTCAAGCTCGCCATAGCCGAAGCGGATGAGAAGATCGGCATCCGCATGGTGCGCCACCGGAAATAG
- the dcd gene encoding dCTP deaminase, producing the protein MSILSDIWIRDQALNHGMIEPFVEAQRREGCISYGLSSYGYDARVADEFKIFTNIDSAVVDPKDFSSTSFVDRQTDCCIIPPNSFALARTVEYFRVPRDVLVICLGKSTYARCGIIVNVTPLEPEWEGHVTLEFSNTTPLPAKIYANEGACQFLFLHGNEPCETSYADRAGKYMGQRGVTLPRL; encoded by the coding sequence ATGAGCATTCTTTCCGACATCTGGATTCGCGATCAGGCCCTCAACCACGGCATGATCGAGCCGTTTGTCGAGGCGCAGCGGCGGGAGGGGTGTATCTCGTACGGCCTGTCGTCGTACGGCTATGACGCGCGGGTGGCGGACGAGTTCAAGATCTTCACCAATATCGACAGCGCAGTGGTGGACCCGAAGGACTTCTCGTCCACGAGTTTTGTCGATCGCCAGACCGATTGCTGCATCATCCCGCCGAACAGCTTCGCGCTGGCGCGCACGGTGGAGTATTTTCGTGTGCCGCGTGATGTGCTGGTCATCTGCCTTGGCAAGTCGACCTATGCGCGGTGCGGAATCATCGTCAACGTGACGCCGCTCGAGCCCGAATGGGAGGGGCATGTCACGCTGGAGTTTTCGAACACCACCCCCCTGCCCGCGAAAATCTATGCGAATGAAGGCGCGTGCCAGTTCCTGTTCTTGCACGGCAACGAGCCGTGCGAGACGAGCTACGCCGATCGCGCGGGCAAATATATGGGGCAGCGCGGGGTCACGCTGCCGCGGTTATAA
- a CDS encoding cytidine deaminase encodes MSEAEALRLIAAAREAARHAHAPYSNFAVGAALLMTDGSIVTGCNFENASYGLSLCAETVATAKASSEGRLREVVAVGIIGGMMQDGVAHGGDPIRPCGRCRQVLNEAAQMGGRDLAVYCAGAEGDAYETHRLSELLPHAFGPGDLGIE; translated from the coding sequence ATGAGTGAAGCCGAAGCCCTCCGCCTGATCGCCGCCGCGCGGGAGGCTGCGCGCCATGCCCATGCGCCCTATTCCAACTTCGCCGTAGGCGCGGCGCTGCTGATGACCGACGGGAGCATCGTCACCGGCTGCAATTTCGAGAATGCGAGCTATGGCCTGTCGCTATGCGCCGAGACGGTGGCGACGGCAAAGGCAAGTTCGGAAGGCCGGCTGCGCGAGGTGGTCGCCGTCGGGATTATCGGCGGGATGATGCAGGACGGCGTGGCGCACGGCGGCGACCCGATCCGGCCGTGCGGGCGATGCCGCCAGGTGCTCAACGAAGCGGCGCAGATGGGTGGGCGCGACCTGGCGGTGTACTGCGCCGGGGCGGAGGGCGATGCGTATGAGACGCATCGGCTGAGCGAGCTGTTGCCGCACGCCTTCGGGCCGGGGGATCTGGGGATCGAGTAG